A region from the Desulfitobacterium dehalogenans ATCC 51507 genome encodes:
- the purB gene encoding adenylosuccinate lyase produces MLINRYTHPEMGQLWREGYEYERWLEVELAVAEVMAERGEIPAQVLPEIRKKAKVNPERIAQIEKVVRHDLIAFLQGVVEEVGEAGKYLHLGLTSSDVKDTGLSLALRDAGHLLLKDLRALRETLAERAIESKDILMVGRTHGIHAEPLTFGLKLALWMAEVERQIERLESAIESIRVGKISGAVGTYANVSPEVEEAVCVKLGLKPALVSNQILQRDRHAHYVTTLALIGSTLEKMATEIRNLQRTDILEVEESFAEGQKGSSAMPHKRNPITCEQIAGMSRLLRGNALAAMENVALWHERDMTHSSVERVILPDSCILLDHMLRQMTRVIKGLRIQSDRMMDNLLKTYGLTSSQRVLLALVDKGCMREEAYQWVQQAAFAAWDAGRDFREVIQENSQVMEILTREEISALFDWSYHLKHIDDIFKRLGLLK; encoded by the coding sequence TTGTTGATTAATCGATATACACATCCTGAAATGGGCCAATTATGGCGGGAAGGATATGAATATGAGCGTTGGCTGGAAGTTGAGTTGGCCGTGGCTGAGGTGATGGCTGAGCGAGGTGAGATTCCGGCACAGGTTCTACCCGAGATCCGCAAAAAAGCCAAAGTCAATCCGGAACGAATAGCTCAGATAGAAAAAGTCGTTCGTCATGATCTCATCGCTTTTTTGCAGGGAGTTGTGGAAGAGGTCGGTGAAGCGGGAAAATACCTGCATCTGGGTTTAACTTCCTCCGACGTTAAGGATACGGGACTCAGTTTAGCATTAAGAGATGCCGGTCACCTTTTGCTTAAGGATTTGCGGGCATTGCGTGAGACATTGGCAGAGCGGGCAATCGAAAGCAAAGATATTCTTATGGTAGGCCGCACCCATGGCATTCATGCTGAACCTCTGACCTTCGGCTTGAAACTGGCCTTATGGATGGCTGAAGTTGAACGTCAGATCGAGCGACTAGAATCAGCCATTGAGTCGATCCGAGTTGGTAAGATTTCCGGTGCGGTAGGGACCTATGCCAATGTCTCCCCGGAAGTCGAAGAAGCAGTCTGTGTCAAATTGGGTCTCAAGCCGGCATTAGTCAGCAATCAGATTCTTCAGCGGGACCGTCATGCTCATTATGTCACCACATTGGCTTTGATTGGGAGCACTCTTGAGAAAATGGCTACAGAGATTCGCAATCTTCAGCGCACAGATATACTGGAAGTTGAGGAGTCCTTTGCTGAAGGACAAAAAGGGTCTTCTGCCATGCCTCATAAGAGAAACCCTATAACCTGTGAGCAGATCGCAGGAATGTCTCGGTTACTTCGCGGCAATGCCCTGGCAGCTATGGAAAATGTAGCTCTCTGGCATGAGCGGGATATGACTCATTCCTCTGTGGAGAGAGTGATTCTTCCCGACAGCTGTATTTTACTGGACCATATGCTGCGGCAAATGACCCGGGTTATTAAGGGTTTACGCATTCAATCCGATCGTATGATGGATAATCTCCTCAAAACCTATGGATTAACTTCCTCTCAACGGGTCCTTCTTGCCTTAGTCGATAAAGGGTGTATGCGGGAAGAAGCCTACCAATGGGTTCAGCAAGCTGCCTTTGCGGCATGGGACGCCGGGCGGGACTTCCGGGAAGTGATTCAGGAAAATTCACAGGTCATGGAGATACTCACCCGCGAGGAAATCAGCGCTTTGTTTGATTGGAGCTATCATCTTAAGCATATTGACGATATTTTTAAACGTCTGGGCTTATTGAAGTAA
- the dnaB gene encoding replicative DNA helicase, whose product MELTRVPPHNLEAEQSVLGALMLDPEVGSSVFEVLQPEDFYRDNHRQVFLALRDLFEKGDPIDLVSVAESLRQSGRLEQIGGIATISQIARSVPSAVNCEYYARIVAEKSLLRQLIRSTGQIAEKGYEPGEAATSLLEEAEKVIMDLSQRQVKDGFESIRNILVNTFEKIETLYANKGSLTGVPTFFTELDRMTSGWQPSDLIVIAARPSMGKTALVLNMAQNAAVRANVPVALFSLEMSKEQLVQRMLCSEAMVDQQRVRTGDLLDTDWPKLTRAVGPLSEAEIFIDDTVGISLAELRSKARRLKMEHGLGLIVIDYLQLMSLGRRAESRQQEVAQISRGLKGIARELNVPVIALSQLNRGVEQRQDKRPIMSDLLESGAIEADADVISFIYRDEYYNPESDKKGIAEIIIGKHRNGPVGSVELGYLKEFTKFVNLDRQHLSA is encoded by the coding sequence ATGGAACTTACCAGAGTTCCCCCCCATAATTTAGAGGCGGAACAATCGGTTTTAGGCGCATTAATGCTTGATCCGGAAGTGGGGAGTTCCGTTTTTGAAGTATTGCAACCCGAGGATTTTTATCGGGATAATCACCGCCAGGTCTTTCTTGCACTACGAGATCTCTTTGAAAAGGGAGATCCGATTGACTTAGTTTCCGTAGCGGAAAGTCTTCGTCAAAGCGGGCGGCTTGAACAAATCGGTGGTATTGCTACCATTTCCCAAATCGCTCGCTCTGTTCCTTCTGCAGTAAACTGTGAGTATTATGCCAGGATTGTAGCGGAGAAATCCCTATTACGCCAACTCATTCGCAGTACCGGACAAATTGCGGAGAAAGGCTATGAACCGGGAGAAGCCGCCACATCTTTATTGGAAGAAGCCGAAAAAGTAATTATGGATCTTTCTCAGAGACAGGTGAAGGACGGCTTCGAATCCATCCGTAATATCTTGGTCAATACCTTTGAAAAAATCGAAACCCTCTATGCCAATAAAGGGAGTCTGACGGGAGTTCCTACCTTTTTTACGGAACTGGATCGTATGACATCCGGCTGGCAGCCCTCGGATCTGATTGTTATTGCCGCCCGTCCCTCCATGGGTAAAACGGCCTTGGTACTGAATATGGCCCAAAATGCTGCGGTAAGGGCGAATGTTCCGGTAGCTCTCTTCAGCTTGGAAATGTCCAAGGAACAACTAGTTCAACGTATGCTTTGTTCGGAAGCTATGGTGGATCAACAAAGAGTCCGTACAGGAGATCTACTGGACACGGACTGGCCTAAGCTTACACGAGCGGTAGGCCCTCTCTCCGAAGCTGAGATTTTTATTGATGATACCGTAGGGATTTCCCTTGCTGAATTACGCTCCAAAGCAAGACGGTTGAAAATGGAGCACGGTCTCGGGCTGATTGTCATCGATTACCTGCAGCTCATGTCTTTAGGAAGACGAGCGGAAAGTCGTCAGCAGGAAGTTGCTCAGATCTCCCGAGGGCTCAAAGGGATTGCCCGGGAATTGAATGTTCCGGTCATTGCCCTTTCTCAGCTCAACCGGGGGGTAGAACAACGTCAGGATAAGCGGCCGATTATGTCCGACTTATTAGAATCCGGTGCCATTGAGGCGGATGCCGATGTCATCTCCTTTATTTATCGGGATGAATACTATAACCCTGAATCGGATAAAAAGGGAATCGCCGAAATCATCATCGGCAAGCATCGGAACGGACCGGTGGGATCGGTAGAACTGGGGTACCTCAAAGAGTTTACAAAGTTTGTGAACCTGGATCGTCAGCATCTTTCAGCCTAA
- the lonC gene encoding Lon family ATP-dependent protease has translation MKGLLNHWFKKNKTEEIQEVEEKDSLSSQEEERKEDIQSAHEKWHHEVDALYTLLANYYGSDKLVLKATRLEAIPLIQSDTIQERTAGLLKLILDDPTDRPLPSEEEIPQLLMEIEDHLAELIARRAVEDRLDKAVADKMQERHEDYVKEIKSQLLKENSGPDNAQTLKKLAHIEKMNQVKLASSVSEVLRPQAVAEIIGQEIPMQFLLAKLATPYPQHIIIYGPPGVGKTSAARVALEEVKKNVNSPFAESAPFVEVDGTTLRWDPRDVTNPLLGSVHDPIYQGAKRDLAETGIPEPKLGLVSDAHGGILFIDEIGEMDPVLLNKLLKVLEDKRVSFESAYYDPNDPQVPLYIKKLFEEGAPADFVLIGATTRDPREINPALRSRCAEIYFNPLEPRDIQHIVSQAAQKLGANLVENVPEVISNYVFEGRKANTILTDAYGLSRYRHPEQPEVLVQVEEVYEVLRSARLTPYISHKAENHGEIGKILGLGVHGFVGSVIELEAIVFPGREGKGTIRFNETAGSMARDAVFNATAVIRSLTGEDLKDYDVHVNVVGGGNIDGPSAGCATTLAIYSALKNIPLRQDIAVTGEISIQGRVRPVGGIAEKIFGAKQAGVKTVLIPKENQADIPSGLQGIQVISIETFREALEYALFEFLGGEGHGTYQSSPP, from the coding sequence ATGAAAGGGTTATTAAATCATTGGTTTAAAAAAAATAAAACCGAAGAAATTCAAGAGGTAGAAGAAAAGGACTCATTAAGCAGCCAGGAGGAAGAGAGAAAAGAGGATATCCAGAGCGCCCATGAGAAATGGCATCATGAAGTGGACGCCCTCTATACCCTCCTTGCTAATTATTATGGGAGCGATAAATTGGTCTTAAAGGCAACCCGCCTTGAGGCCATTCCTCTTATTCAATCCGATACGATTCAGGAGCGTACGGCCGGCCTTCTTAAGCTCATTTTGGACGATCCGACGGACCGTCCCTTACCCAGTGAGGAGGAGATTCCCCAGCTTCTTATGGAGATTGAGGACCACTTAGCTGAGCTGATTGCCCGGAGGGCTGTTGAAGATCGTTTGGATAAAGCTGTTGCGGATAAAATGCAGGAGCGGCATGAGGATTACGTTAAAGAAATAAAAAGCCAGCTTCTGAAGGAAAATTCCGGACCGGATAATGCCCAGACCCTCAAGAAATTAGCTCATATCGAAAAGATGAATCAGGTGAAGCTGGCCAGCTCTGTTTCGGAAGTCCTGCGACCTCAAGCCGTCGCGGAAATCATAGGTCAGGAAATCCCCATGCAGTTTCTCTTAGCTAAGCTGGCAACGCCCTATCCTCAGCACATTATTATTTATGGACCTCCGGGTGTTGGCAAAACCTCGGCTGCCCGAGTGGCTTTAGAGGAAGTCAAAAAGAATGTTAACTCTCCCTTTGCCGAGAGTGCTCCCTTTGTGGAAGTGGATGGTACCACCTTGCGGTGGGACCCCCGGGATGTTACCAATCCATTATTGGGCTCCGTTCATGATCCCATCTACCAGGGGGCCAAGCGGGATTTGGCAGAGACCGGAATTCCTGAACCGAAGCTGGGCTTAGTCAGTGATGCTCATGGGGGCATTTTATTCATTGATGAAATTGGGGAGATGGACCCTGTTCTCTTAAATAAGCTTCTTAAAGTATTGGAGGATAAACGGGTTTCTTTCGAATCCGCTTATTATGACCCCAACGACCCTCAGGTACCTCTTTATATCAAAAAGCTCTTCGAAGAGGGTGCCCCTGCCGATTTTGTGTTAATTGGGGCAACCACCCGGGATCCCAGGGAAATCAACCCTGCTTTGCGATCCCGCTGTGCAGAGATTTATTTCAATCCTTTAGAACCAAGGGATATTCAGCACATCGTTTCCCAGGCTGCCCAGAAGTTGGGGGCAAACCTGGTGGAAAACGTTCCGGAGGTTATCAGTAATTATGTCTTTGAGGGAAGGAAGGCCAATACCATCCTTACCGATGCTTATGGGCTGTCCCGCTACCGTCACCCGGAACAGCCGGAAGTTCTGGTGCAGGTTGAGGAAGTCTACGAAGTATTGCGCTCAGCTCGGCTTACGCCCTATATCTCTCATAAGGCTGAGAACCATGGTGAGATAGGGAAGATTTTGGGCCTCGGCGTTCATGGCTTTGTAGGTTCCGTCATTGAGCTTGAGGCCATTGTTTTCCCAGGTCGGGAAGGAAAAGGCACCATCCGCTTCAATGAAACCGCCGGCAGTATGGCTCGGGATGCTGTATTCAATGCTACGGCAGTCATTCGTTCCCTCACCGGTGAAGACCTCAAAGACTACGACGTCCATGTTAACGTGGTAGGGGGAGGAAATATCGATGGACCCTCCGCGGGATGTGCCACCACCTTGGCCATTTACAGCGCATTGAAAAACATACCCCTGCGGCAAGATATAGCCGTAACCGGTGAAATATCAATTCAAGGAAGAGTACGACCCGTAGGGGGCATCGCTGAGAAGATCTTCGGAGCCAAGCAGGCCGGGGTAAAAACCGTCCTCATTCCCAAAGAAAATCAGGCAGATATACCCTCCGGTCTCCAAGGAATACAGGTGATTTCCATAGAAACCTTCCGGGAAGCCCTTGAATATGCCTTATTTGAGTTTTTAGGAGGAGAAGGTCATGGAACTTACCAGAGTTCCCCCCCATAA
- the rplI gene encoding 50S ribosomal protein L9, with translation MKVILKTDVKGLGKKGQVCEASDGYARNFLFPKGLAVEATSGNLNDLASKKANEEKKKEKEKQEAQALATKLSSLSVEIVTKSGEGGKLFGSVTNKEIAEALKAKYGIDVDRRKLELKEPIKALGTFNVHAKLHPEVTAQFQVHVKAS, from the coding sequence ATGAAAGTAATTTTAAAAACTGATGTTAAAGGGTTGGGAAAGAAAGGGCAAGTCTGTGAGGCTTCAGATGGCTATGCACGGAACTTTCTTTTTCCTAAAGGCTTAGCTGTAGAAGCTACATCGGGTAATCTCAATGATTTAGCTTCTAAAAAGGCTAATGAAGAAAAGAAAAAAGAAAAAGAGAAGCAGGAGGCGCAAGCTTTGGCGACAAAGCTGAGCTCCCTTTCCGTAGAGATAGTCACAAAGAGCGGTGAAGGGGGCAAGCTTTTTGGTTCCGTCACCAATAAAGAGATCGCCGAGGCACTCAAAGCAAAGTATGGGATTGATGTGGATCGCCGCAAGCTGGAGCTAAAAGAACCTATCAAAGCACTGGGAACCTTTAATGTACATGCCAAATTGCATCCAGAAGTCACAGCTCAATTTCAAGTCCATGTCAAAGCATCATGA
- a CDS encoding DUF2232 domain-containing protein, with amino-acid sequence MYVSDQKTTNTLAVLVLVIGPWLGVSMQVWGWMLDILLLIALLWVGRSVGGQGLRYGMVFLISGYGLALLFNGVSSIQYFSFVPWAALVTLWGMGANIPQRALVFWSLVAAGILGVLPTLAMLMQGIPQESIQNFVQNMMDQYRQAGLLETLKTQGISELELQSLFEQIVNTLIMLIPGLVAITALAKWGAVYYTFMRWIPIPGREYRPFTEWRLPWYAIWGMNFAIVSYLIGDQFQWLAIKSIGMNLMLVYGVVAFVLGSALFVSLLKKPWISGFLKFILLFSSFLYIQVTAMVLIIMGLLDLVLDFRHMPIRKKEE; translated from the coding sequence ATGTACGTCAGTGACCAAAAAACCACCAATACCTTAGCAGTACTTGTCCTTGTGATCGGACCTTGGCTTGGAGTCTCCATGCAAGTCTGGGGATGGATGCTGGATATTCTCTTACTTATCGCCTTGTTGTGGGTTGGACGAAGTGTTGGAGGACAAGGTTTACGCTATGGAATGGTCTTTTTGATTTCAGGGTATGGACTAGCGTTGCTTTTTAACGGAGTTTCTTCCATCCAATATTTTAGCTTTGTTCCTTGGGCAGCTTTAGTAACTCTATGGGGAATGGGGGCCAATATCCCCCAGCGGGCGCTTGTTTTTTGGAGCTTAGTCGCGGCTGGGATCCTGGGAGTATTGCCTACCCTTGCTATGCTCATGCAAGGGATTCCTCAAGAAAGCATCCAGAACTTTGTCCAGAATATGATGGATCAATATCGTCAGGCGGGCCTGCTGGAAACCTTAAAAACTCAAGGGATATCTGAGCTGGAGCTTCAGTCCTTGTTTGAACAAATCGTCAACACCCTGATTATGTTGATTCCCGGTCTGGTAGCCATCACAGCCCTTGCCAAGTGGGGTGCAGTCTATTATACATTCATGCGCTGGATACCGATTCCCGGTCGGGAATATCGTCCTTTTACGGAGTGGAGATTGCCCTGGTACGCCATATGGGGAATGAATTTTGCCATTGTCAGTTACCTTATAGGAGATCAGTTCCAGTGGCTGGCTATTAAGAGCATTGGTATGAATCTTATGCTGGTTTATGGAGTCGTCGCTTTTGTTCTGGGAAGTGCTCTTTTTGTGTCTCTTCTCAAGAAGCCTTGGATATCAGGCTTTTTAAAATTCATCCTGCTCTTCTCAAGTTTTCTCTATATACAAGTGACGGCTATGGTCTTAATTATTATGGGTTTATTGGATCTGGTGTTAGATTTTCGCCATATGCCAATCCGCAAGAAAGAAGAATAA
- a CDS encoding MazG-like family protein, with the protein MTGGAPVVEVDIVKGLKAIEEIKVEMLKAQWAMQEGSLRGSEEEILQSLADLVALSYLLTRRMGFDFSKLDRTLLQRLEEWKAEDHHKVETQWGDISLLLSYLAPEE; encoded by the coding sequence ATGACGGGAGGGGCACCCGTGGTTGAAGTCGATATAGTAAAAGGGTTAAAGGCTATTGAAGAGATTAAGGTAGAAATGCTTAAGGCCCAGTGGGCGATGCAGGAAGGATCTCTGCGCGGCTCGGAAGAAGAAATACTCCAGAGCTTAGCTGATCTTGTTGCTTTAAGCTATTTACTAACTCGGCGCATGGGGTTTGATTTTTCAAAGCTGGATCGCACCCTATTGCAGCGTTTAGAGGAATGGAAGGCCGAGGATCATCACAAAGTAGAAACTCAATGGGGTGATATCAGTTTATTATTAAGCTATTTAGCCCCTGAAGAATAG
- the rpsR gene encoding 30S ribosomal protein S18, protein MKRERGRRPRKRVCSFCVDKVEAIDYKDTHKIRKYITERGKILPRRISGNCAKHQRQVTVAIKRARHIALLPYIVE, encoded by the coding sequence ATGAAACGTGAACGCGGACGCCGTCCAAGAAAACGGGTATGCAGCTTTTGTGTCGATAAGGTAGAAGCTATCGATTACAAGGATACACATAAAATACGCAAGTATATTACCGAGCGCGGCAAGATTCTACCTCGCCGTATTTCTGGTAACTGTGCAAAGCATCAACGTCAAGTGACAGTGGCTATTAAAAGAGCTCGCCACATTGCGTTATTGCCTTATATCGTAGAATAG
- a CDS encoding single-stranded DNA-binding protein — MLNRVVLIGRLTKDPELRYTPNGVAVASFTLAVDRNFKNANGEREADFIPCVVYRQLAELCANYLSKGKLAAVDGRLQVRTYDAQDGQRRWVYEVVAENVRFLSPKDGGNSGYGASSGASDVGTYGHEVSLDDDIPF, encoded by the coding sequence ATGTTGAACCGCGTCGTTTTAATAGGCCGTTTAACGAAAGACCCCGAGTTACGTTATACCCCGAATGGAGTTGCTGTAGCCAGCTTTACATTAGCTGTAGATCGCAATTTCAAGAATGCCAACGGGGAACGGGAAGCGGATTTTATTCCATGTGTAGTATATAGACAACTGGCTGAGCTCTGTGCGAATTATCTTTCCAAAGGTAAATTAGCAGCTGTCGACGGGCGGCTGCAAGTTCGTACTTATGATGCTCAAGATGGGCAACGCCGTTGGGTTTATGAGGTCGTCGCTGAGAATGTGCGCTTCCTCAGTCCCAAAGATGGCGGAAATTCCGGATATGGAGCATCTTCAGGAGCCAGTGACGTGGGGACTTATGGTCATGAAGTAAGCTTAGATGACGATATCCCATTCTAA
- the rpsF gene encoding 30S ribosomal protein S6, which yields MKAYEVLYVIRPDLDDEAVAATVDRLSEVVTNNGGADVAIDKWGKRRLAYEVNDYREGFYVLMNFNGEARTAQEVERIMKISDTVVRFLTTKKED from the coding sequence ATGAAAGCGTACGAAGTACTTTATGTCATCCGTCCTGATTTGGACGATGAGGCTGTTGCCGCAACAGTGGACAGGTTATCCGAAGTTGTTACCAACAACGGTGGAGCAGACGTGGCTATTGACAAATGGGGCAAACGCCGCTTAGCTTACGAAGTTAACGATTATCGGGAAGGTTTCTATGTCCTGATGAACTTTAATGGTGAAGCTCGTACGGCACAAGAGGTGGAGCGGATCATGAAGATCTCCGATACCGTTGTGCGTTTCCTTACCACGAAAAAAGAAGATTAG
- the ychF gene encoding redox-regulated ATPase YchF, whose amino-acid sequence MTLHAGIVGLPNVGKSTLFNAITQAGAEAANYPFCTIDPNVGMVQVPDARLQVLSEMVHPDKIVPATVEFVDIAGLVKGASKGEGLGNKFLSHIREVDAIVHVVRCFEDSNVVHVEGSVDPKRDIDTIQLELILADMESVEKRLERSAKLLKSGDKKALAEVALLNRLKETLDAGLAARSLEFSDEERELLKSFPLLSMKPVLYAANVSEEEIADPDNNPYVRKVREIAAAENSEVVVVCAKIEAEIAELEEGEKKVFLEDLGLAESGLDRLIRAAFHLLGLMTYFTAGQIEVRAWEIRRGMKAPQAAGVIHTDFERGFIRAEVVSYKDFVENGGLNGAKEKGLVRLEGKEYVMNDGDIVHFRFNV is encoded by the coding sequence ATGACATTGCATGCAGGGATTGTTGGTTTGCCTAATGTAGGAAAATCAACATTATTTAATGCCATAACTCAAGCAGGTGCGGAAGCCGCAAATTATCCTTTTTGCACGATTGACCCCAATGTAGGAATGGTACAGGTACCGGATGCCCGCCTGCAAGTTCTCTCTGAGATGGTTCATCCTGATAAAATAGTCCCTGCTACGGTGGAATTTGTGGATATTGCCGGATTGGTTAAGGGAGCCAGTAAAGGAGAGGGACTGGGAAACAAATTCTTATCCCATATTCGGGAAGTGGATGCCATTGTTCATGTGGTTCGGTGCTTTGAAGACAGTAATGTGGTTCATGTGGAAGGCAGTGTGGATCCGAAAAGAGACATCGATACCATCCAGTTGGAGCTTATCCTTGCCGATATGGAAAGTGTGGAAAAACGCTTAGAGCGTTCTGCTAAGCTCTTGAAATCAGGGGATAAGAAGGCTCTGGCAGAAGTAGCTCTGCTCAATCGCTTGAAGGAGACCTTGGATGCAGGTCTTGCAGCCCGCTCTTTGGAATTCAGCGATGAGGAACGGGAGCTCCTGAAATCCTTCCCACTCTTAAGCATGAAGCCGGTTCTTTACGCTGCCAATGTCAGTGAAGAGGAGATAGCCGATCCCGATAATAACCCCTATGTCCGGAAAGTAAGGGAAATCGCCGCTGCTGAAAATTCTGAAGTAGTGGTGGTTTGTGCGAAGATCGAGGCTGAGATCGCGGAGTTAGAGGAAGGAGAGAAGAAGGTCTTTCTGGAGGACTTGGGTCTTGCAGAATCCGGCTTGGACCGTCTGATTCGAGCAGCCTTCCATTTGCTTGGCCTTATGACTTATTTTACAGCGGGTCAAATCGAAGTGAGAGCTTGGGAGATTCGCCGGGGAATGAAGGCACCCCAGGCGGCGGGGGTTATTCATACTGATTTTGAGCGGGGATTTATCCGCGCTGAAGTGGTTTCTTACAAAGATTTTGTGGAAAACGGCGGTCTTAATGGGGCCAAGGAAAAGGGCCTGGTTCGCCTAGAGGGGAAAGAATATGTCATGAATGATGGAGATATCGTTCATTTCCGCTTTAATGTATAA
- a CDS encoding DUF951 domain-containing protein: MIPLHVGDTIRLRKPHPCGSMDWKVMRTGMDFRIQCLGCQHQAWIPRVKLERQIKEILQKAHSSEEQ; the protein is encoded by the coding sequence GTGATTCCTTTACACGTAGGAGATACAATTCGTCTACGCAAACCTCATCCCTGCGGGAGCATGGACTGGAAGGTCATGCGCACCGGCATGGATTTTCGTATTCAGTGCTTGGGGTGTCAACATCAGGCCTGGATTCCCCGAGTCAAGCTGGAACGGCAGATAAAAGAGATTCTTCAAAAAGCCCATAGTTCCGAGGAACAATGA
- a CDS encoding CvpA family protein, whose protein sequence is MNIFDILVLIFVLIGAIQGYRKGLISGLISLGGSILGLVLAAKNYPTLLQWLEENTPLRGWLETVMYQRMLPSVQAKAEMIQAETLEKILSMFPEEFRGILSGSNLPDIHTYTDSVLQSIAQTFTQAFTDNALKIISFALIYFGVIILIEIMSAILLAPLGLFSTTINGGGGFLVGGFVSFLGIAIFVGLFAPLITMANPGETIGFLESSTLYPYLKQTFTYLGEFLRFNFEQGLNWPLDLQELNLPIDLKDITLPDPHNIDL, encoded by the coding sequence ATGAACATTTTCGATATTCTCGTTTTGATTTTTGTCCTTATTGGGGCAATACAAGGGTATCGGAAGGGCCTTATTTCCGGCTTGATTAGTCTGGGAGGATCGATTCTTGGACTTGTTCTTGCTGCCAAAAATTATCCCACCCTGCTTCAATGGCTGGAGGAAAACACTCCTTTAAGAGGCTGGTTGGAAACAGTAATGTATCAACGAATGCTGCCTTCAGTACAGGCCAAAGCAGAGATGATCCAGGCAGAGACCCTGGAAAAGATCCTATCTATGTTTCCTGAAGAGTTCAGAGGTATTCTCAGCGGTTCCAATCTACCGGATATACATACCTATACGGATAGCGTATTGCAATCCATTGCCCAAACCTTCACCCAGGCTTTTACGGATAATGCCTTAAAAATTATTTCCTTTGCTTTGATTTACTTTGGGGTGATTATTCTTATTGAGATAATGTCCGCCATTCTTTTAGCTCCATTGGGTTTATTTTCGACAACCATCAATGGGGGTGGTGGATTCCTTGTGGGCGGATTTGTTTCCTTCCTTGGGATAGCCATCTTTGTCGGGCTGTTTGCCCCCTTGATTACTATGGCTAACCCCGGCGAAACCATAGGTTTCCTGGAGAGTTCTACCCTTTATCCTTATTTGAAACAAACCTTTACTTACTTAGGAGAATTCTTACGTTTTAATTTTGAACAGGGTCTGAACTGGCCCTTGGATTTACAGGAATTGAATTTACCTATAGATCTTAAGGATATTACTTTGCCTGATCCCCATAACATTGATTTATGA
- a CDS encoding CBS and ACT domain-containing protein, with protein MERVILMYVKQFMTSRVFTVSPEDNIADTMALMREKQINRLPVVEKGKLVGIVTDGDLREVSPSPATTLSIFELNYLVGKTPIRDVAVKKVITCTPDTKIEDAALLMREHGIGALPVVENGKLVGIVTESDIFDTFLDIMGFRSPGQRFVIETKDEVGVMVDLASIMKEHDVNITSLAVYHLRDNKVQILARLNGDRVNEVKESLVSKGYDLSH; from the coding sequence ATGGAAAGGGTGATCTTAATGTATGTGAAGCAATTTATGACTTCTCGAGTATTTACAGTGAGCCCGGAAGATAATATTGCCGATACCATGGCTCTCATGCGAGAGAAGCAAATCAACCGTTTACCTGTAGTTGAAAAAGGCAAGCTTGTCGGGATTGTTACGGACGGAGATCTGCGCGAGGTATCCCCCTCGCCGGCAACGACACTCAGCATTTTTGAATTGAATTATCTGGTGGGGAAAACTCCTATTCGTGATGTTGCGGTCAAAAAAGTCATCACCTGTACCCCGGATACCAAAATTGAAGATGCAGCCCTTCTTATGAGGGAACATGGCATAGGTGCTTTGCCGGTCGTCGAGAACGGCAAGTTGGTGGGGATTGTGACAGAGTCGGATATTTTTGATACCTTCCTGGATATCATGGGCTTCCGGAGTCCTGGTCAGCGCTTTGTGATAGAGACCAAAGATGAAGTAGGGGTCATGGTGGATCTGGCATCCATCATGAAAGAGCATGATGTCAATATCACCAGTTTAGCAGTCTATCATTTAAGAGATAATAAAGTTCAGATCCTCGCCCGTCTTAACGGGGACCGTGTGAATGAGGTCAAGGAAAGCCTTGTCTCTAAAGGCTACGATTTAAGTCATTGA
- a CDS encoding tetratricopeptide repeat protein, whose protein sequence is MSSNHYQQGLKHLESGQLREAEEEFLQYLTQCPEDAMGYNKLGLVYGKGHDFERAKACFLKAIELDEGCIHAWNNLGNIARQDGDLDQAIRYYQKAVDIDPMNPIPAKNLKTVQRQAKWSFSRIKDLLGKNRD, encoded by the coding sequence ATGAGCAGCAACCATTACCAACAAGGATTAAAGCATCTTGAATCTGGGCAGCTTCGGGAAGCAGAAGAAGAGTTCTTGCAGTACTTGACTCAATGTCCGGAAGATGCGATGGGTTATAATAAGTTAGGCCTGGTCTATGGGAAAGGCCATGATTTTGAACGTGCTAAAGCGTGTTTTCTTAAAGCCATCGAATTGGACGAAGGATGTATCCATGCGTGGAATAACTTGGGAAATATTGCGCGTCAAGATGGGGACCTGGATCAAGCCATTCGTTATTACCAAAAGGCAGTAGACATCGACCCGATGAATCCGATTCCCGCTAAGAATTTAAAGACGGTACAAAGACAAGCCAAGTGGTCCTTTTCAAGAATAAAGGACCTTCTCGGGAAAAATAGAGATTAA